Proteins encoded by one window of Erwinia pyrifoliae DSM 12163:
- a CDS encoding GNAT family N-acetyltransferase: MSEENFRQLSPEAPELEPIIAGLFGEYSARYGDFFARDAEIELTEWYLPPQGMFVVLERHGEIIAMGAYKSFDAQTAELKRIWTRGDLRRQGLAQKVLVELEQRAQRAGYRHIYLTTGFRQPEAVRLYLSHGYQPQFDTTRDTEDYSKPPFDGRLRFTKSLYQTMTTGAADEIQ; encoded by the coding sequence ATGAGCGAAGAGAATTTCCGCCAGCTGTCTCCGGAAGCGCCAGAGCTGGAACCGATTATTGCCGGGCTGTTTGGGGAATACAGCGCCCGCTATGGCGACTTCTTCGCAAGAGATGCCGAAATTGAGCTGACCGAATGGTATCTGCCACCACAGGGGATGTTTGTGGTGCTGGAACGGCACGGAGAAATTATTGCGATGGGGGCTTACAAGTCATTCGACGCGCAAACCGCCGAGTTGAAACGGATCTGGACGCGCGGCGATCTGCGGCGCCAGGGGTTGGCGCAGAAGGTGCTGGTGGAGCTGGAACAACGGGCGCAACGGGCAGGCTACCGTCACATCTACCTGACCACCGGCTTCCGCCAGCCGGAGGCGGTGCGGCTGTATCTGTCACACGGCTATCAGCCCCAGTTTGATACCACGCGCGATACGGAGGACTACAGCAAGCCGCCGTTCGACGGTCGTTTGCGTTTTACTAAATCGCTGTATCAAACAATGACTACCGGAGCCGCCGATGAAATCCAGTGA
- a CDS encoding M20 peptidase aminoacylase family protein — protein MSHSLAQQLIAWRRELHQFPELSHEEFATTARIKSWLNEAGITPLPWDLTTGVVAEIGQGEPLIALRADIDALPIEEVAEVSFRSQHQGVMHACGHDLHTSVMLGAAQLLKAREKTLPGRVRLLFQPAEERFGGAKTLIDAGALQGVSAIFGMHNAPELPTGIFATRGGPFYANVDRFAIEVNGKGAHAARPQEGIDAIVIASQIVGALQTLVSRSYSPLETVVVSVTRIEGGNTWNVLPQQVVLEGTVRTYNAQIRSELPQRLRQLITGIANGFGARADLSWHPGPPALINSERWAEFSKQVAAREGYEVQHAELQMGGEDFAFYLHHVPGAFVSIGSASEFGLHHPGFNPDEDLLYPAAHYFSQLAEAALHDIA, from the coding sequence TGAGTCATTCCCTTGCACAGCAGCTGATTGCCTGGCGTCGTGAACTGCATCAGTTTCCCGAGCTGTCCCACGAGGAATTTGCCACCACCGCACGCATTAAAAGCTGGCTGAATGAGGCGGGTATCACCCCACTGCCCTGGGATCTCACCACCGGTGTGGTGGCGGAGATCGGACAGGGGGAACCTTTAATCGCTCTGCGCGCGGATATCGACGCCCTGCCGATTGAGGAAGTTGCCGAGGTGTCGTTCCGCTCGCAGCATCAGGGCGTCATGCATGCCTGCGGCCATGACCTGCATACGTCGGTGATGCTCGGTGCGGCGCAGTTGTTGAAGGCGCGCGAGAAGACCTTGCCAGGCCGCGTGCGCCTGCTGTTTCAGCCGGCGGAGGAGCGCTTTGGCGGGGCGAAAACCCTGATCGATGCGGGCGCACTCCAGGGCGTGAGCGCTATTTTCGGTATGCATAATGCCCCGGAGCTACCCACAGGCATCTTTGCCACACGCGGCGGCCCGTTCTATGCCAACGTCGACCGTTTTGCTATTGAGGTCAACGGCAAAGGCGCGCACGCCGCACGTCCACAGGAAGGCATTGATGCCATTGTTATCGCCAGCCAGATTGTTGGCGCACTACAAACTCTAGTCAGCCGCAGCTACAGTCCGCTGGAAACGGTGGTGGTCAGCGTAACGCGCATTGAAGGCGGCAATACATGGAACGTGCTGCCACAGCAGGTGGTGCTGGAAGGGACGGTGCGCACCTATAACGCACAGATCCGCAGCGAGCTGCCGCAGCGTCTGCGGCAGCTGATTACGGGTATCGCCAATGGCTTTGGCGCACGCGCCGATCTGAGCTGGCATCCCGGCCCACCTGCCCTGATCAACAGCGAACGCTGGGCGGAATTCAGCAAGCAGGTGGCAGCACGCGAGGGCTACGAGGTTCAGCACGCCGAGCTGCAAATGGGCGGCGAGGATTTTGCCTTTTATCTGCATCATGTCCCGGGAGCCTTCGTCAGCATCGGCAGCGCCAGCGAGTTTGGGCTACACCATCCCGGATTTAACCCGGATGAAGACCTGCTCTACCCGGCGGCACACTATTTCAGCCAGCTGGCCGAAGCGGCACTACACGACATCGCCTGA